One Bacteroidia bacterium genomic window carries:
- a CDS encoding serine hydrolase domain-containing protein: MKYLGARYFLIHSLLLIGFCLNLRSQEMSGLSNSPVGKIAQSFFQAFNSEDREEMQAFIANRRTASALKRISLENRMKMFDSQKKMIQSFDSLSLVSDDSLKLSVLAYSDAMDSWFKIGFELNNDSGLLEGFSMRPGRAPKVQQGSRYGTWNTAKQLLENIVATESIPGISLVTISKGRIDHSAVAGIREVGQTSPIGKNDRFHIGSITKSMTATLVGKLIEDKQLDFQTKLHEIFPEMDMLPAYRQVSIRQLLDHQGGIPAYLMTSEEEESKLLALPGSPAEQRLAFVDMVLKEKANAQAGTFSYSNAGYTILASICEQISAESWEQLLEKHIFTPLKMKNSGIGWPNTHDPNQPTGHFGPAKTAKAQGADYFLGAYLDPAGDIHCSMKDLAKFLLVHMKGMNGENSLLKAETIQALHSFEDGEIYAGGWMIRKTKEGQLIYEHSGSAGTFMAYAGFDPETQNGWVMAANVGDLALDEIFKEIIDLISSSN; this comes from the coding sequence ATGAAATACCTAGGTGCACGATATTTCCTTATCCATTCCTTACTCCTAATTGGTTTTTGTTTAAACCTCAGGTCTCAGGAAATGTCCGGACTTTCAAATTCTCCAGTGGGTAAGATAGCTCAATCATTTTTTCAGGCATTTAATTCAGAGGATCGGGAAGAAATGCAAGCATTCATTGCTAATCGCAGGACAGCTTCGGCCCTGAAAAGAATTTCCCTGGAGAATCGGATGAAAATGTTTGATAGTCAAAAAAAAATGATTCAATCCTTTGATTCTCTGAGCCTTGTTTCGGATGATTCCCTCAAACTTTCTGTTTTGGCTTATTCTGATGCGATGGATTCATGGTTTAAAATAGGCTTTGAGTTAAACAATGACTCAGGACTTCTGGAAGGATTCTCTATGCGGCCTGGCAGGGCTCCAAAAGTTCAGCAAGGGAGTCGATATGGAACATGGAACACAGCTAAGCAATTACTCGAGAATATCGTAGCGACTGAATCTATTCCAGGGATATCTCTGGTGACGATATCAAAAGGCCGAATAGATCATAGTGCTGTAGCAGGAATAAGGGAAGTTGGTCAGACAAGTCCTATTGGCAAAAACGATAGGTTTCATATAGGCTCGATTACAAAATCAATGACCGCGACTTTGGTTGGAAAACTAATTGAGGATAAGCAACTGGATTTCCAAACCAAACTACATGAGATTTTCCCAGAGATGGATATGCTTCCGGCATATCGTCAAGTGAGTATAAGACAACTTTTGGATCATCAGGGAGGGATTCCCGCATACCTTATGACTTCTGAAGAGGAAGAATCAAAACTACTGGCCTTGCCGGGAAGTCCTGCGGAACAACGCTTGGCATTTGTAGACATGGTATTAAAGGAAAAAGCAAACGCCCAGGCCGGAACCTTCTCATACTCAAATGCAGGATATACCATCCTCGCTTCGATTTGCGAACAGATAAGTGCTGAGTCATGGGAGCAATTACTTGAAAAACATATATTTACTCCCTTGAAAATGAAAAATTCCGGAATCGGCTGGCCCAATACACATGATCCGAATCAGCCGACCGGCCATTTTGGTCCTGCGAAAACTGCCAAAGCTCAAGGAGCAGATTATTTCTTGGGAGCATACCTTGATCCTGCAGGAGATATCCACTGTTCTATGAAGGATCTCGCTAAATTCCTCCTTGTACATATGAAGGGAATGAATGGTGAAAACTCCCTCTTAAAGGCTGAAACCATCCAGGCATTACATTCATTTGAAGATGGGGAAATCTACGCAGGCGGGTGGATGATTCGAAAGACGAAAGAAGGCCAGCTGATATATGAACATTCCGGTAGTGCAGGAACCTTTATGGCTTATGCAGGATTTGATCCGGAAACCCAAAATGGATGGGTAATGGCTGCAAATGTTGGAGATCTGGCCCTAGATGAAATATTTAAAGAAATCATTGACTTGATTAGTAGCAGCAATTAA
- a CDS encoding VCBS repeat-containing protein translates to MFEKLIVLLLFLCSSPSLWAQGSKGKLFDLLSPKKTGIHFSNDLTDTPTDNILIYSNFYGGAGVGLGDINNDGLLDVFFAGNQVADKLYLNKGDMQFEDITESAGILDDGAWSSSVIFGDVNQDGWEDIYVTRELYDDKPELRRNLLYLNQGNNSFKEVGAAYGVADSQRTRNATFLDYDKDGDLDLFLCNQPPNPGDYSKFYKTELLLEQYSVRLYENTGGKFQDVTKKAGLNKTGFPNSVSATDFNNDGWIDLYVANDFWAGDWLFLNKGDGSFENVIDDAVKHISFSSMGVDAADINNDGLTDIMVLDMAAEDNYRSKANMSGMNPQAFWKVVKDGGHHQYMFNTLQLNRNGKGFSDIAQLAGISNTDWSWANLIADFDNDGWKDIYVTNGLMRDIRNNDAAKLFKNHVESSLYKYIQKNQDLEGKSVWDIVDINETLALVPSEKLSNYIYQNQGKLTFAKKMQAWGLDQKSFSNGAAYGDLDNDGDLDLVVSNVNDKAFVYENQATSSTKNNYLRIRLHTDKGLSLEGSKIWIKTQSGEQHTEIAGSRGMYSSSERIAHFGLGTNMEIEELHILWMDGTESLLENVKPNQELTISYKSEKRSAQEKARDSEPLLTNISGKYGLNFVHRENPFDDYEMQVLLPHKMSGMGPCIATGDINNDGLEDFFVGGAAGVPGNLYTQMGNGSFLSLPQDFLAEDRIHEDLGALFVDVDGDDDQDLYVVSGGNEFPLDSKYYQDRLYLNNGKGIFTKASDLLPNMKFSGSKVYPEDFDKDGDIDLFVGGRHIPGAYPEAASSVLLRNDGGRFTDVTAELFPDLNGIGMLNDASWVDHDGDGWKDLILVGEWMPISIYSNKEGRFEKFEAKGLEFSEGWWFSIESADIDQDGDMDMIVGNLGLNYKYKASVEEPFGVYYYDFDESGTKDIVLSYYNFGVEFPLRGRECSSQQVPEIKAKFETYDLFAGSDLVQIYGEDNLETSLHYEAYTFASLYIENKGNGRFETHQLPIEAQFSSVNDIIIKDMNQDEHLDVLLAGNLFDAEVETTRNDAGMGVLLLGNGKGDFRNVSPTESGIYLPYDVKSLAEIRSNNKSLILVGCNNGPMQTLELQTITR, encoded by the coding sequence ATGTTTGAGAAATTGATCGTCCTGTTGTTGTTTTTATGCTCCTCCCCTTCCCTATGGGCGCAAGGAAGCAAAGGAAAACTCTTTGACTTACTTAGCCCTAAAAAAACGGGCATCCATTTCAGCAATGATCTCACAGATACCCCTACAGATAACATCCTCATATACTCTAATTTTTATGGAGGAGCTGGCGTAGGCCTGGGAGACATCAATAATGATGGTCTGCTCGATGTCTTTTTTGCCGGAAATCAGGTGGCAGACAAGCTCTATCTGAATAAAGGCGATATGCAATTTGAAGACATTACGGAAAGTGCCGGTATTCTCGATGATGGCGCCTGGTCCTCATCTGTCATATTCGGAGATGTGAATCAGGATGGATGGGAAGATATTTACGTTACCCGCGAACTCTACGATGATAAACCGGAACTTAGAAGAAATCTCCTTTACCTAAATCAGGGAAACAATAGCTTCAAAGAAGTGGGCGCTGCCTATGGAGTAGCAGATAGTCAAAGAACCCGAAACGCAACTTTCCTCGATTACGACAAAGATGGAGACCTCGATCTTTTCCTTTGCAATCAACCTCCCAACCCCGGAGATTACTCCAAATTTTACAAGACAGAACTCTTGCTTGAACAATACAGTGTCAGGCTCTATGAAAACACAGGCGGAAAATTTCAAGACGTTACGAAGAAAGCAGGTTTGAATAAAACCGGTTTCCCAAATAGCGTTTCAGCAACAGACTTTAACAATGATGGATGGATCGATCTCTATGTAGCCAATGACTTTTGGGCGGGAGATTGGTTGTTTCTGAATAAAGGCGACGGAAGCTTTGAAAATGTAATCGACGATGCTGTCAAGCACATTTCATTTAGCAGCATGGGGGTGGATGCCGCTGACATCAACAATGATGGCCTGACAGATATCATGGTCCTGGATATGGCCGCAGAAGATAATTATCGGTCCAAAGCCAATATGAGTGGTATGAATCCACAGGCTTTCTGGAAAGTTGTCAAGGATGGAGGGCATCATCAATATATGTTCAATACCCTTCAACTCAATCGCAATGGAAAAGGATTTAGCGATATCGCCCAACTGGCTGGAATTTCTAATACCGACTGGAGCTGGGCAAATCTGATTGCCGATTTCGATAATGATGGCTGGAAAGATATCTATGTAACCAATGGCTTGATGCGTGACATCCGAAATAATGATGCCGCCAAACTCTTCAAGAATCATGTAGAATCTTCTTTATACAAATACATCCAAAAAAATCAGGACCTGGAAGGAAAGTCCGTGTGGGATATCGTGGACATCAATGAAACCCTGGCCCTGGTACCTTCCGAAAAACTCTCCAATTATATCTACCAAAATCAGGGCAAGCTGACTTTCGCTAAAAAAATGCAAGCCTGGGGATTGGATCAGAAAAGCTTTTCCAATGGAGCAGCCTATGGAGATCTGGATAATGATGGAGATTTGGATTTGGTGGTGAGCAATGTGAACGATAAGGCTTTCGTCTATGAAAACCAGGCGACTTCGTCCACCAAAAATAATTATCTCCGCATTCGCCTCCATACCGATAAAGGTTTGAGTTTGGAAGGCAGCAAAATATGGATCAAAACTCAATCAGGTGAGCAACATACAGAGATCGCAGGCTCGAGGGGTATGTATTCCAGTAGTGAACGCATCGCGCATTTTGGATTGGGAACTAATATGGAAATCGAAGAACTCCATATCCTTTGGATGGATGGAACCGAAAGCCTGCTGGAAAATGTGAAACCCAATCAGGAACTAACTATTTCCTATAAGTCAGAGAAGCGATCGGCTCAGGAAAAAGCCAGAGATTCAGAACCCCTGCTTACCAACATCAGCGGAAAATACGGCCTCAATTTTGTTCATAGAGAAAATCCTTTTGACGATTATGAAATGCAAGTACTCCTTCCCCATAAGATGTCGGGCATGGGTCCTTGTATAGCTACCGGAGATATCAATAATGATGGTCTGGAAGATTTTTTTGTAGGAGGTGCTGCAGGTGTTCCCGGAAACCTCTATACCCAAATGGGAAATGGAAGTTTTCTCTCCCTTCCGCAGGATTTTCTCGCAGAAGATAGAATACACGAAGATCTGGGAGCCCTTTTTGTGGATGTAGATGGAGATGATGACCAGGACCTCTATGTAGTCAGTGGGGGAAATGAATTTCCATTGGATTCCAAATACTACCAGGACAGGCTCTACCTCAATAATGGAAAAGGCATCTTTACCAAAGCCTCAGATTTGCTTCCGAATATGAAGTTTAGTGGGTCAAAAGTTTATCCCGAGGATTTTGATAAAGATGGAGATATAGATCTTTTCGTAGGAGGAAGGCATATCCCCGGAGCCTATCCGGAAGCTGCGAGTAGTGTACTTCTTCGAAATGATGGAGGAAGATTTACGGATGTTACGGCTGAACTATTCCCGGATTTAAATGGGATCGGAATGCTAAATGATGCCAGTTGGGTGGATCATGATGGAGATGGCTGGAAAGATTTGATTTTGGTCGGTGAATGGATGCCTATCAGCATCTACAGCAATAAGGAGGGTCGTTTTGAAAAGTTCGAAGCAAAAGGTCTGGAGTTCAGTGAAGGATGGTGGTTCAGCATTGAAAGTGCCGATATCGACCAGGATGGAGATATGGATATGATTGTAGGAAATTTGGGTTTGAACTATAAGTATAAAGCTTCGGTTGAGGAACCTTTTGGGGTTTATTATTATGATTTTGATGAAAGTGGCACCAAAGATATCGTACTTTCCTATTATAATTTCGGCGTAGAATTTCCTTTGAGAGGAAGAGAATGTTCTTCCCAACAGGTTCCTGAGATCAAAGCCAAATTCGAGACCTATGATCTTTTTGCCGGTTCGGATCTGGTTCAGATTTATGGAGAGGATAATCTGGAAACCTCTCTTCATTATGAAGCCTATACTTTTGCCAGCCTGTATATAGAGAACAAAGGCAATGGACGTTTTGAAACCCATCAACTCCCCATAGAAGCTCAATTTTCTTCCGTCAACGATATCATCATAAAAGACATGAACCAGGACGAACATCTGGATGTATTGCTGGCAGGGAATTTATTTGACGCGGAAGTTGAAACCACTCGAAATGATGCCGGAATGGGAGTCCTGCTATTAGGAAACGGCAAAGGTGATTTTAGAAATGTGAGTCCTACAGAAAGTGGTATCTATTTGCCTTATGATGTTAAAAGTCTGGCAGAGATTCGAAGCAATAACAAAAGCCTCATCCTTGTTGGCTGTAATAACGGTCCTATGCAGACCTTGGAATTACAAACGATTACTCGTTGA